A genomic window from candidate division WOR-3 bacterium includes:
- a CDS encoding glycosyltransferase family 4 protein, which translates to MIKRALVLSDASSTHTWNWIEGYKSLGYKVYLLSFEEPLLNIDSLEDFIKINSRFKPSFPRYLLGANIVKNFIHKINPDIIFAHFIPNYGFLSYLQGEKPFVLFCWGSDLIKVAFKSVIHKLISKRIFNKAKLIVVDAKFMKEIIVTKFKINSEKIIIIPFGLNRKLRERGKNIKKDDKRAILFTNRKLERIYNPFVIIDALSKIQNKNFKLIWIARGSLEKKVKEMVYRKGIFDKVEFLEFQERENLYKLLEKSDIYLSSSLYDGTSVSLLEAMCFGLFPVVSDILGNREWILDGVNGFLFDPLNPEELSKKINEAIDNKNLRIKAREINKNIIEMKANWEDNLKKFYDKIKNI; encoded by the coding sequence ATGATTAAAAGGGCTCTTGTTCTATCTGATGCTTCATCTACTCATACTTGGAACTGGATAGAAGGTTATAAATCTCTTGGCTATAAAGTTTACCTTTTATCCTTTGAAGAACCCCTTTTAAATATAGATAGTTTGGAAGATTTCATCAAAATTAATTCAAGATTCAAACCTTCTTTCCCAAGATACCTTTTAGGAGCAAATATTGTGAAAAATTTCATACATAAAATAAACCCTGATATAATCTTTGCTCATTTTATACCAAATTACGGATTTTTATCATACCTTCAGGGAGAAAAACCTTTTGTCCTTTTTTGTTGGGGAAGTGATCTTATAAAAGTTGCTTTTAAATCAGTTATACATAAACTAATTTCTAAAAGAATTTTTAATAAAGCAAAACTCATAGTAGTTGATGCTAAATTTATGAAAGAGATAATTGTAACTAAATTCAAAATAAATTCAGAAAAAATTATAATAATACCTTTCGGTTTAAATAGAAAATTAAGAGAAAGGGGGAAAAATATTAAAAAAGATGATAAAAGAGCTATCCTTTTTACAAATAGAAAGCTGGAAAGAATTTATAATCCCTTTGTAATTATAGATGCCCTTTCAAAAATTCAAAACAAGAATTTTAAACTTATATGGATAGCAAGGGGTTCTCTCGAAAAAAAGGTAAAGGAAATGGTATATAGAAAGGGAATCTTTGATAAGGTTGAATTTCTTGAATTTCAGGAAAGAGAAAATCTATATAAATTGCTTGAAAAATCCGATATATATTTGTCCTCATCCCTTTATGACGGGACAAGTGTTTCATTACTTGAAGCAATGTGTTTCGGTCTTTTTCCTGTAGTTTCTGATATTCTTGGAAACAGAGAATGGATTCTTGATGGGGTGAACGGTTTTCTTTTTGATCCTTTAAACCCAGAAGAACTCAGTAAAAAAATAAATGAAGCCATTGATAATAAAAACTTAAGAATTAAAGCAAGAGAAATAAACAAAAATATTATAGAAATGAAAGCAAACTGGGAAGATAATTTAAAAAAGTTTTATGATAAAATAAAAAATATATGA
- the purL gene encoding phosphoribosylformylglycinamidine synthase subunit PurL, producing the protein MNVYKFFIKDLFSETLKDYLEIAKELGLKNLENIEEYRILWIKSSEKKEIIEKILLEWIIDENEEKILFLNNTDNSYEITYHFGVKDPEAEEIERIFKERGVSINVKRGKKIIIKGNLNEKEIEYFSKKALYNPIVEIFDKEIINPFFEPSEIEPENEIVEIRNLNTKNLIKLSKEKHFYLLKNEMKLIRDYYRKIKREPTLIELETFAQMWSEHCVHKTFKGEIIYGNRKISLLNEIKKISEKNRKKFCQVLFKDNAGIFKFDKNISICAKVETHNHPSALEPYGGASTGIGGVIRDILGAGLGAKPIANIDVFCVGNLDTQHEELPEGILHPKRILKGVVKGVEDYGNRMGIPTVCGAVIYEKEYLTNPLVFCGTIGILPSKFVRKKVKPGNFIILAGGKTGKDGIHGATFSSSELTETSEEVHISAVQIGDPITEKKLLDAILEAREKKLFNFITDVGGGGLSSAITENVYPFGAEIHLDRVPLKYKGLSPREIWISESQERMILFADKKNILKLREIFEKHNVELTILGEVKKDGKLKLLYNNKIFGEIDIKFIHEKRPIIKRKVEKLKIKEIKFITRELSLNEIKEICLKIISLPNIRSKEEIIKRYDHEVQGKTFKKPLEGKIFKSPFDGSIIKPIRDSKKTLAISLGIKPSYSRISPFYSALNAVDEVIRSLISKGVNPNKIVLLDNFCFASPEDKRTLQEIVESVLGAIEGAKFYKVPFISGKDSLYNEFKAKNKKYKILPTTLITGIGIVDDEKIVPSSYFKNINNPVYVVGKTNLEEIGGSEFLKIKKIYKKGIVPKVYPKKFLKLYNKIYLSLKKGIFESTHDVSEGGIFNALSEMCFALKRGIDIDLKSIKRPDLFLFSESAGRIIVEVKKEREKEFLLTFKNLPIYKLGKINESGIIRIITRKGEIELKVEELYKEYSKSPFLP; encoded by the coding sequence ATGAATGTTTATAAATTTTTCATAAAAGACCTTTTCTCTGAAACTTTAAAAGATTATCTTGAAATAGCAAAAGAACTTGGATTAAAAAATTTGGAAAATATAGAAGAATACAGAATTCTGTGGATAAAAAGCTCTGAAAAAAAAGAAATAATTGAAAAAATACTCTTAGAATGGATAATTGATGAAAATGAAGAAAAAATTCTTTTTCTAAATAACACAGATAACTCCTATGAAATCACTTATCACTTTGGAGTTAAGGATCCTGAAGCAGAAGAAATAGAAAGAATTTTTAAGGAAAGAGGAGTTTCTATTAATGTTAAAAGAGGTAAAAAAATAATAATTAAAGGTAATTTAAATGAAAAAGAAATTGAATACTTCTCCAAAAAAGCCCTTTACAATCCGATAGTCGAAATTTTTGATAAAGAAATAATTAACCCATTTTTTGAGCCCTCTGAAATAGAACCTGAAAATGAAATTGTTGAAATAAGAAATCTTAACACTAAAAACTTAATCAAACTTTCAAAGGAAAAACACTTCTATTTACTTAAAAATGAAATGAAATTAATAAGAGATTATTACAGAAAAATTAAAAGGGAACCAACCTTAATTGAACTTGAAACTTTTGCCCAGATGTGGTCTGAACACTGTGTCCATAAAACCTTTAAGGGAGAAATAATCTATGGAAATAGAAAAATTTCCTTATTAAATGAAATCAAAAAAATATCAGAAAAAAATAGAAAAAAATTTTGCCAGGTTCTTTTTAAAGATAATGCTGGAATTTTTAAATTTGATAAAAATATTTCAATATGTGCAAAGGTTGAAACCCATAACCACCCCTCTGCTCTTGAACCTTACGGTGGAGCATCAACAGGTATTGGTGGGGTTATAAGAGATATACTTGGAGCAGGACTGGGAGCAAAACCAATAGCAAATATTGATGTCTTTTGCGTTGGCAACCTTGATACCCAACATGAAGAACTTCCAGAAGGAATACTCCATCCTAAAAGAATCTTAAAAGGTGTTGTAAAAGGTGTTGAGGATTACGGAAACAGGATGGGAATACCAACAGTTTGTGGTGCTGTTATCTATGAAAAAGAATACCTAACAAATCCCCTTGTCTTCTGTGGCACAATAGGTATATTGCCTTCTAAATTTGTAAGAAAAAAAGTTAAACCCGGTAACTTTATAATCCTTGCAGGTGGAAAAACTGGAAAAGATGGTATACATGGAGCAACTTTTTCTTCATCGGAACTTACAGAAACTTCCGAAGAAGTTCATATTTCAGCAGTTCAGATCGGTGACCCGATAACAGAAAAAAAACTTCTTGATGCTATCCTTGAAGCAAGAGAAAAGAAACTCTTTAATTTCATAACTGATGTAGGAGGTGGTGGACTCTCCTCTGCAATAACAGAAAATGTTTATCCTTTTGGTGCAGAAATTCATCTTGACAGGGTTCCTTTAAAGTACAAGGGACTTTCACCAAGAGAAATATGGATTTCTGAATCACAGGAAAGAATGATTCTTTTTGCTGATAAAAAAAATATTCTAAAATTAAGAGAAATTTTTGAAAAACACAATGTTGAATTAACTATTTTAGGAGAAGTCAAAAAAGACGGTAAATTAAAACTCTTATACAATAATAAAATTTTTGGTGAAATTGATATTAAGTTTATACATGAAAAAAGACCTATAATAAAAAGAAAAGTAGAAAAATTAAAAATAAAGGAAATAAAATTTATTACAAGAGAATTAAGTCTAAATGAAATCAAGGAAATTTGCTTAAAAATTATATCTTTACCCAACATAAGGTCAAAAGAAGAAATAATAAAAAGATATGACCATGAAGTTCAGGGAAAAACTTTTAAAAAACCATTAGAGGGAAAAATATTTAAATCTCCTTTTGATGGCAGCATAATTAAACCTATCAGAGATTCAAAAAAAACACTCGCAATCTCTCTTGGAATTAAGCCCTCTTATTCAAGAATTTCTCCCTTTTATTCAGCCCTGAATGCTGTTGATGAAGTAATAAGAAGTCTTATAAGTAAAGGAGTAAACCCAAATAAAATTGTTTTACTTGACAATTTCTGTTTTGCAAGTCCAGAGGATAAAAGAACTCTTCAGGAGATCGTGGAATCTGTTCTTGGAGCAATAGAAGGAGCAAAATTTTATAAAGTTCCTTTTATTTCAGGTAAAGATTCCCTATATAATGAATTTAAGGCAAAAAATAAGAAATATAAAATTTTACCAACAACACTTATAACAGGAATTGGAATAGTTGATGATGAAAAAATAGTTCCCTCTTCTTATTTCAAAAACATAAATAACCCTGTATATGTTGTTGGAAAAACTAACTTAGAAGAAATTGGTGGAAGTGAATTTTTAAAAATCAAAAAAATCTATAAAAAAGGTATTGTTCCGAAAGTTTATCCCAAAAAATTTCTTAAACTCTACAATAAAATTTACCTATCTTTAAAAAAAGGAATCTTTGAATCAACTCATGATGTAAGTGAAGGTGGCATATTTAATGCTTTAAGTGAAATGTGTTTTGCTCTCAAAAGGGGAATTGATATTGATCTTAAAAGTATCAAAAGACCTGATCTGTTTTTATTTTCAGAATCAGCAGGTAGAATTATAGTAGAGGTTAAAAAAGAAAGAGAAAAAGAATTTTTACTTACTTTTAAAAATTTACCTATCTATAAACTGGGAAAAATAAATGAAAGCGGAATAATTAGGATAATAACAAGAAAAGGAGAAATTGAATTAAAGGTAGAAGAACTTTATAAAGAATATTCAAAATCACCCTTTTTGCCATGA
- a CDS encoding DNA translocase FtsK, translating to MKKNFGIFLLVVSVYILISLLPLNPNLGGDFGEIIKKIFFKEFGIIYSFSITFFLLGLSLFLINEKFKKLFFTLTLYFLLLPFGLFFIFEGLIEKNTKIFFFYKKIRELFNVYPLVIILFLLVSPFYMYLKNLKIKKKIKLEPKIKEKKKEKKIEIKEKEENKEESTKEIKIDKEKLLQIFKVEEIKTELKKQELEEEAKKIKEKLEEFGIKGEIKEIHPGPFITLYEFEPEKGIQIKRIKNLSEDLALRMKSSRVRVVTPLPDKGTVGIEVPNRKNITLRIGNLLNSKNFFKTSLLTIPFGVTTDGNPYFADLTKMPHLLIAGATGSGKSVFITSIIVSIIIKSDPNEVKLLLIDPKRVELSRFEGIPYLLTNVINDRKKAIDILKLATNWMEERYKIFAKEGVRDIESYNKKKKEKMAYIVIIVDEFADLMLTEKNKIEYSITRLAQMARAVGIHLIIATQRPSVDVITGIVKANFPVRASFRLPTITDSRTILDVSGAEKLLGSGDMLFVPPGKGEPIRLHGPFVSDEEVEELVKRIIIPYFTKRFKEITGKKISPEKTEILYEKGLIPFITGQRIEAIEETKEHIFNLMKEYLSNIEEFEESLNLLRENYYEKLSDITFENEEEGIELIDIEGKKVDSLIKEAAYIVVSSKKASATLLQRKLNIGFPRAAKIIDQLEELGIVGPSEGSKPRKVLVSLEELSKLLKS from the coding sequence ATGAAAAAAAACTTTGGAATTTTTCTTCTTGTTGTTTCAGTTTATATCTTGATTTCTCTTTTACCTTTAAATCCAAATTTAGGAGGAGATTTTGGTGAAATTATTAAAAAAATTTTTTTTAAAGAATTTGGAATTATTTATTCCTTTTCAATAACATTCTTTTTATTGGGACTTTCCCTTTTTTTAATTAATGAAAAATTTAAAAAATTATTCTTTACCTTAACCCTCTATTTTTTACTTTTACCTTTTGGGTTATTTTTTATCTTTGAGGGGCTTATTGAAAAAAATACAAAAATATTCTTTTTTTACAAAAAAATAAGGGAGCTTTTTAATGTATATCCTTTAGTTATCATCTTATTCCTTCTTGTTTCACCTTTTTATATGTATTTAAAGAACTTAAAAATTAAAAAAAAGATAAAATTAGAGCCAAAAATTAAAGAAAAAAAGAAAGAAAAAAAAATTGAAATTAAGGAAAAAGAAGAAAATAAAGAAGAATCAACAAAAGAAATCAAAATTGATAAAGAAAAATTATTGCAGATTTTTAAAGTAGAGGAAATAAAAACTGAATTAAAAAAACAGGAACTGGAAGAAGAAGCAAAAAAAATAAAAGAAAAACTTGAAGAATTTGGAATAAAAGGAGAAATTAAGGAAATTCACCCTGGACCATTTATTACCCTTTATGAATTTGAGCCTGAAAAGGGAATTCAGATTAAAAGAATTAAAAATCTTTCAGAAGACCTTGCATTAAGAATGAAATCTTCAAGAGTTAGAGTTGTAACTCCATTGCCTGATAAAGGCACAGTAGGTATAGAAGTCCCAAATAGAAAAAATATAACACTACGAATTGGAAACCTTTTAAATTCAAAAAACTTTTTTAAAACAAGTTTATTAACAATACCTTTTGGAGTCACAACAGATGGTAACCCATATTTTGCTGATCTTACAAAAATGCCACACCTTCTTATTGCAGGCGCAACAGGAAGCGGAAAATCTGTTTTTATAACCTCAATAATTGTCTCAATAATAATAAAATCAGACCCAAATGAAGTAAAACTCCTCCTTATTGATCCAAAAAGGGTTGAACTTTCAAGATTTGAAGGAATACCTTATCTTTTAACAAATGTTATAAACGACAGAAAAAAGGCTATTGATATTCTAAAACTTGCTACAAACTGGATGGAAGAAAGATATAAAATATTCGCAAAAGAAGGTGTAAGAGATATAGAAAGTTATAATAAAAAGAAAAAGGAGAAAATGGCTTATATAGTTATAATTGTTGATGAATTTGCAGATCTCATGTTAACAGAAAAAAATAAAATTGAATACTCCATAACAAGACTTGCCCAGATGGCAAGAGCTGTTGGAATACATTTAATTATTGCTACACAGAGACCATCTGTTGATGTTATAACAGGTATAGTTAAGGCTAATTTTCCCGTAAGGGCTTCCTTCAGGTTACCAACAATAACAGATTCAAGAACAATACTCGATGTTTCAGGAGCCGAAAAACTTCTTGGAAGCGGTGATATGCTTTTTGTTCCTCCAGGAAAAGGTGAACCTATAAGACTTCACGGACCCTTTGTTTCTGATGAAGAAGTGGAGGAACTTGTAAAAAGAATTATAATTCCTTATTTCACAAAAAGATTTAAGGAAATAACAGGTAAAAAAATAAGTCCTGAGAAAACTGAAATTTTATATGAAAAGGGGCTAATTCCCTTTATAACAGGTCAGAGAATTGAAGCCATTGAGGAAACAAAGGAGCACATATTCAATTTAATGAAGGAATACTTATCAAATATTGAAGAATTCGAGGAAAGTTTAAATCTTCTAAGAGAAAATTACTATGAAAAACTAAGTGATATAACTTTTGAAAATGAAGAAGAAGGTATAGAACTGATTGATATTGAAGGTAAAAAGGTTGATTCTCTCATTAAGGAAGCTGCTTATATAGTTGTTTCAAGTAAAAAAGCATCAGCAACCCTTCTTCAAAGAAAATTAAATATAGGTTTTCCAAGGGCTGCGAAAATCATTGATCAATTAGAAGAACTCGGCATAGTAGGACCTTCTGAGGGATCAAAGCCAAGAAAAGTTCTTGTTTCCCTTGAAGAGCTTTCAAAACTGTTGAAATCTTGA
- a CDS encoding PadR family transcriptional regulator codes for MKIKFIDRCIIIMLASKKIHGYSLYREFKDAGFDISMVNFYKKLKKLENMGLISSEWRIVNGRPRKVYYLTEKGEKKLKACKENLKKFLFKIKGSIPF; via the coding sequence ATGAAAATAAAATTTATTGACAGGTGTATAATAATTATGCTTGCCTCTAAAAAAATTCATGGTTATTCTCTTTATAGAGAATTTAAAGATGCAGGATTTGATATATCCATGGTTAATTTTTATAAAAAATTAAAAAAACTTGAAAATATGGGTCTTATAAGTTCAGAATGGAGAATAGTAAATGGAAGACCCAGAAAAGTTTATTACCTTACTGAAAAAGGGGAAAAAAAACTTAAAGCTTGTAAGGAAAATTTAAAAAAATTTTTATTTAAGATAAAGGGTTCAATTCCCTTTTAA
- a CDS encoding BamA/TamA family outer membrane protein: protein MPFYYSEDILSQFEEKLYTYFTNNGFVFFNYERIEEKNADTLKILYNLKPGKKIKIKEIKVLGLSQKTRKKIALDAIELKEGEYISFDKIYISIKNLYSLGIIRSVSYEILPNSDSTEAVISFNLREEKMRALRTGYGYSSDGFSQAKFELEHLNIFNNAQKLALLTRFQFNSKIFLHEEISIRYQDPNFFIRKNILELLPFYYIDRIEDVRRFGFQSRYIIKRNFWVFENSFIWQNIKSIEKGEDLFYLNGMGFSYSQDLRDNILNTKSGYHFHSYINTYGSIFGGTENIIKMGYSYSFFETVKTYTFAFKISGGHVIPYIPTEIVPYSERFLLGGEGSLRGVKRYSVGDFDIRGIRSGTNFYLFNFEARKFLTDYLQFVLFFDTGSNSNIFSYKFFKNNAFGFGIGVRYYFGILPFRVDLATNNHFIKTREVFFYLGLGQSF from the coding sequence ATGCCTTTTTATTATTCAGAGGATATTTTATCTCAGTTTGAAGAAAAACTTTACACTTACTTCACAAACAATGGGTTTGTTTTCTTTAATTACGAAAGAATAGAGGAAAAAAATGCTGATACTCTAAAAATTTTATATAATTTAAAACCTGGTAAAAAAATTAAAATAAAAGAGATAAAGGTTTTAGGTTTATCACAGAAAACGAGAAAAAAAATTGCTCTTGATGCTATAGAGTTAAAGGAAGGAGAATACATCTCTTTTGATAAAATTTATATTTCAATAAAAAATCTGTATTCACTGGGTATCATAAGAAGTGTAAGTTATGAGATATTACCCAACTCTGATTCAACAGAGGCAGTTATTTCTTTTAATTTGAGAGAAGAGAAAATGAGAGCTTTGAGAACTGGTTATGGTTATTCAAGTGACGGATTTTCCCAAGCTAAATTTGAACTTGAACACCTCAATATTTTCAATAACGCACAAAAGCTTGCTCTTTTAACAAGATTTCAATTTAATTCAAAAATTTTTTTACATGAAGAAATATCAATAAGATATCAAGATCCGAATTTTTTTATAAGAAAAAATATACTTGAACTTTTACCCTTTTATTACATTGACAGAATTGAGGATGTTAGAAGGTTTGGTTTTCAATCAAGATATATTATAAAGAGGAATTTCTGGGTTTTTGAAAATAGTTTTATCTGGCAGAATATAAAAAGTATAGAGAAAGGAGAAGATCTATTCTATTTGAATGGTATGGGTTTTTCCTATTCACAGGATTTAAGGGATAATATCCTGAATACAAAAAGCGGTTATCACTTCCACAGTTATATAAATACATATGGATCAATTTTTGGTGGAACAGAAAATATAATTAAAATGGGTTATAGTTATTCTTTTTTTGAAACAGTTAAAACCTATACCTTTGCTTTTAAAATCTCAGGAGGACATGTTATTCCTTATATTCCAACTGAAATAGTTCCTTATTCCGAGAGGTTTTTACTTGGTGGTGAAGGAAGCTTAAGGGGTGTAAAGAGATATTCAGTTGGGGATTTTGATATAAGAGGTATAAGAAGTGGAACTAACTTTTATTTATTTAATTTCGAAGCAAGAAAATTTTTAACAGATTATTTACAATTTGTTCTTTTTTTTGATACAGGTTCAAATTCAAATATTTTTTCTTATAAATTTTTTAAAAATAATGCATTTGGTTTCGGTATCGGTGTTAGATATTATTTCGGTATACTTCCTTTCAGAGTAGATTTAGCAACTAATAATCATTTTATAAAAACAAGGGAAGTTTTCTTTTATCTTGGGCTTGGTCAGAGTTTTTAA
- a CDS encoding DUF296 domain-containing protein, which translates to MKFKDDGNFIILIMDDGEDFIQNIDRFIQEFKKEKIMTVVSALGMVKEIKMGFWNGKEYEIHEEKEPSELLGISGVITPSTQPPYHFHITVSTRDRKVKGGHLISSKVCNTIEMFLIKGNIDVKRKEEKGLKKLFFD; encoded by the coding sequence ATGAAATTTAAAGACGATGGAAATTTTATTATTTTAATAATGGATGATGGGGAGGATTTTATTCAAAATATAGATAGATTTATTCAGGAATTTAAAAAAGAGAAAATAATGACTGTTGTATCTGCCCTTGGTATGGTAAAAGAAATTAAAATGGGATTCTGGAATGGAAAAGAATATGAAATTCATGAAGAAAAGGAACCATCGGAACTTTTAGGAATTTCAGGTGTTATAACACCTTCCACCCAACCCCCATATCACTTTCATATTACAGTTTCTACAAGGGATAGAAAAGTAAAAGGGGGACATTTAATATCTTCAAAAGTATGTAATACAATTGAAATGTTTCTTATAAAGGGGAACATTGACGTAAAAAGAAAAGAAGAAAAGGGGTTAAAAAAACTCTTTTTTGATTAA
- a CDS encoding acylphosphatase has product MKKRVHLFISGRVQGVFYRAFTKEKADFYGIKGWVRNLRDGRVEAVGQGEEELLKEWIKDLWKGPELAIVKEIKEEWSDNLENFPDFEIRYF; this is encoded by the coding sequence ATGAAAAAAAGGGTTCACCTTTTCATTTCAGGCAGAGTTCAGGGTGTTTTTTACAGGGCATTTACAAAAGAAAAAGCAGATTTCTATGGCATTAAAGGATGGGTTAGAAATCTAAGAGATGGAAGAGTTGAAGCAGTGGGTCAAGGTGAAGAAGAATTGTTAAAAGAATGGATAAAGGACCTTTGGAAAGGACCTGAGCTTGCAATTGTTAAAGAAATAAAAGAAGAATGGTCAGATAACCTTGAAAATTTTCCCGATTTTGAAATAAGATACTTTTAA
- the rfbD gene encoding dTDP-4-dehydrorhamnose reductase encodes MKILLTGATGMLGNKILEKIDYDFIKPDRKSLDLSKPEELINFLKKLPEVDGIWHIGAYTDVEKAEIDEENCYLVNWISTKILTEFSIRKNIRILYISTDYVFDGFKNSPYKEWDKTNPLNVYGKSKLFGEKEVLRNKEGLVIRTSWLFGEKGKNFVTKIIEKAEKEKELKVVIDQCGCPTYTEDLALALKMLWENNESGIFHFSNRDEVSWFEFAKEILNLLGIKKYIKPVLQEELNLKAKRPSYSVLDTFLIENKLKIKIRSWKEALKDYIEKV; translated from the coding sequence TTGAAAATACTTTTAACAGGCGCAACTGGAATGCTTGGAAATAAAATTCTTGAAAAGATAGATTATGATTTTATAAAACCTGACAGGAAATCTCTCGATTTATCAAAACCTGAAGAACTTATAAATTTTTTAAAAAAATTACCTGAAGTTGATGGAATCTGGCATATTGGAGCTTATACTGATGTAGAAAAAGCTGAAATTGATGAGGAGAACTGCTACCTTGTTAACTGGATATCAACCAAAATTCTTACTGAATTTTCAATTAGAAAAAACATAAGGATTCTATATATAAGCACCGATTATGTATTTGATGGTTTTAAAAATAGCCCGTATAAGGAGTGGGATAAAACAAATCCCTTAAATGTCTATGGGAAAAGTAAACTCTTTGGAGAAAAAGAAGTTTTGAGGAATAAAGAAGGTCTTGTTATAAGAACATCATGGCTTTTTGGTGAAAAAGGAAAAAATTTTGTTACAAAAATAATAGAAAAAGCAGAAAAGGAAAAAGAGCTAAAAGTTGTAATTGATCAATGTGGTTGTCCCACTTATACTGAGGATCTTGCTCTGGCACTAAAGATGTTGTGGGAAAATAATGAGTCGGGAATATTCCACTTTTCAAATAGAGATGAAGTATCTTGGTTCGAATTTGCAAAAGAAATTCTCAATTTACTTGGTATAAAAAAATATATTAAACCAGTCTTACAAGAAGAACTCAATTTAAAAGCTAAAAGACCCTCTTATTCAGTTCTTGACACTTTTTTAATTGAGAATAAGTTAAAGATAAAAATACGTTCTTGGAAAGAAGCTCTTAAGGATTATATAGAAAAGGTTTAA
- a CDS encoding thioredoxin family protein — MALLRDEDKREIKKYFNERLKDEVKLLIFTQKINCRFCNETEELLKEIAELSDGKIILEIKNYAIDKEDAFKYGIDKVPAIVILDKDGNDKRIRFFGIPAGYEFASLLEAISMVSRGDSGLSEEIKEKIREIDKDMHLQVFVTPSCPYCPQMVVLSHKFAFENEKIRGDMIEVSEFPELAELYEVMGVPKTVINNKTFIEGAVSVKDYLRRILEVLNS; from the coding sequence ATGGCACTTTTAAGAGATGAAGATAAAAGGGAAATAAAAAAATATTTTAACGAAAGATTAAAAGATGAGGTGAAACTTTTAATCTTTACTCAGAAAATAAATTGCAGGTTTTGTAATGAAACAGAGGAACTTTTAAAAGAAATAGCAGAATTATCGGATGGTAAAATTATTCTTGAGATTAAAAATTATGCGATTGATAAAGAGGATGCTTTTAAATATGGAATTGATAAAGTTCCTGCCATAGTTATTCTTGATAAAGACGGAAATGATAAGAGAATAAGATTTTTTGGAATACCAGCAGGTTATGAGTTTGCTTCTCTTTTAGAAGCAATAAGTATGGTCTCAAGAGGTGATTCCGGTTTAAGTGAAGAAATTAAAGAAAAAATAAGAGAGATAGATAAAGATATGCATCTGCAGGTTTTTGTTACACCTTCCTGTCCTTATTGTCCTCAAATGGTAGTTCTATCTCATAAATTTGCCTTTGAAAATGAAAAAATAAGAGGGGATATGATTGAAGTATCGGAATTTCCTGAACTTGCAGAACTTTATGAGGTTATGGGTGTTCCCAAAACAGTGATAAACAATAAGACATTCATTGAGGGTGCAGTATCTGTAAAAGATTATTTAAGAAGAATTCTTGAAGTTTTAAATTCTTAA